A window from Micromonospora profundi encodes these proteins:
- a CDS encoding dihydrofolate reductase family protein: protein MGHIHIELFATLDLVGQAPGGPEEDPEGFPFGGWQAPLLDDVAGAQVYDAYEGTDALLLGRRTYDIFAAYWPHQEGGQDNAIATLFNSVPKYVASRGEPDLSWAGSTQLGPDLAGAVREIRDRHEHVKVVGSLNLVQTLLREKLFDRLDLWVHPIVLGVGKKVFDGGEVPTNLTLLDPPVASPTGTVYLRYGLAEGAPGTGDMSAPDRGRS from the coding sequence ATGGGCCACATCCACATCGAGCTGTTCGCAACTCTCGACCTCGTCGGGCAGGCGCCCGGCGGCCCAGAGGAGGACCCGGAGGGGTTCCCGTTCGGCGGCTGGCAGGCGCCCCTGCTGGACGACGTCGCCGGTGCGCAGGTCTACGACGCGTACGAGGGCACCGACGCCCTCCTGCTCGGCCGACGCACGTACGACATCTTCGCCGCGTACTGGCCCCACCAGGAGGGTGGGCAGGACAACGCCATCGCCACGCTCTTCAACAGTGTCCCGAAATATGTGGCGTCCCGTGGCGAGCCGGATCTGTCCTGGGCGGGGTCCACGCAGCTGGGCCCGGACCTGGCCGGCGCGGTGCGCGAGATCCGGGACCGGCACGAGCACGTGAAGGTCGTCGGGAGCCTCAACCTGGTACAGACCCTCCTGCGCGAGAAGCTCTTCGACAGGCTCGACCTCTGGGTGCACCCGATCGTGCTGGGCGTCGGCAAGAAGGTGTTCGACGGTGGCGAGGTGCCCACAAACCTCACCCTCCTCGACCCGCCGGTGGCCAGCCCGACGGGCACCGTCTACCTGCGCTACGGGCTCGCCGAAGGCGCTCCCGGCACCGGCGACATGAGCGCACCCGACCGTGGTCGGAGCTGA